GATTTTTGGAAGTGCGAGGAACCGAAAAGAATAATTAAAACGGGACTTCGCCGGCGCGGAGCTTGATGAGGGCGTCTTTGACGAACTCCATGTCTTTGCTGCCGGGCTCCATGTTTTGTGCGGCGAGCGTCCAGGCGGCATCGGTTTCCTGGCGGCGATTCAAATACCACAAGGCTAAACCTCGATACCAGTTGACGGCAGGTTGATTAGGTAGATCCGCCAGGACAATGTCGAAATGAGTGAGAGCCTGTTTGAAAATTTCCGGATCGTCAATTTGACGCGTTTCGATTTGGATAACGCCTAAATTGTAGTGGGCTTCATGCTGCTTCGGGTCCAGCTCCAAGGCTTTTTCCCAGGCCTTTTTCGCTTCAGGGATACGATTCAAGGCCTGATAGGATCGTCCGGCCATAATTTGGCCTTGCAGGTCATCAGGATTCTCTTTGAGGCGTTTCTCCAGTTTGGCGACCATCTCCATCGGATTCGGGCCTCCTCCCATTTCCGCTTCAATGGCCATCAGTTTTTGTGCGGCTTTGAACTGAAGCGCCCCGTAAATGCCGATGGAGGCAAGTAAGACCACCAAGCCCGAGGCGATGGTTGGAACCCAATTTATTCGTTTCGAGGCTGTAGATTGCTGTTCGCTGGTTTCGTCGTGAACGACGTCCTTGAATGTGTCCAGCCGGTCTAACAGACTGAGGAGACGGCGTTCGTCCGTGGCTTTCAACCGTTCGTAGTCGGACGGGTCCATCCTTCCCTGTGATAGTTCCATTTCGAGGTCCTGTAGAGAACGGGCCACAGTTTCTCGTTCGATTTGAAGGTCAAGGAGTTCCTGAGCCCGGTCATCGTCCAGGCCAAAGGAAACGGGTGAAGGATCCCGCCGCCAAAACGGAAGGGTAAGGGAGACAAGCACGATCCCCAGGATGACCACAAACGGAATTACGAAAATAGCGAAAGTCGACATACGGGATTGAGACTATTCAGGACTCGAGTTCACGCTCGATACGTTTTCGAGCCTGATCGTCCAATGGCGGTTCAGGTTGGCTGGGAGGAGTGGGTGTATCACGGACCCAGTGAGTCACTTCCTTATAGAGAAAGAATCCCCCGACGAGGAGCAGGAGAAACGGAGCCACCCAGATGAGCCAATTGACACCATGCTTTGGGGGTTCCATGAGAATATAGTCCCCATAGCGGCTGAGGAAATAGGCGCGAATCTCTTCCGTGCTGTGTCCCAGGGCGATGCGATCACGAATCACTCCCCTCATCTGTTGGGCCAGCGGTGCGCCAGATTCCCAAATATTTTCTGTTTGGCAGACGGTGCAACGGAGCGTTTTGGCAATTTCCCTGACCTGAATGTCAACGTCCGTTTCGTCCTGCACGGCAGCGAACAGGGGAAGAGGAATCGTCAACAGAGCCACAAGGCACCAGGTAAGTCGAATGGGCATTAGGACGTCGTCGTTGTGGTGGGTTGAGCCTTGAGCAACGGGGCAATGACTTTTTGTGTGATGTTGGTATAGACCTCACCGGTGATCGGACCGACCCATTTATGGCGGATTTTCCCCTGTTGATCAATCACAAATGTTTCGGGTACCCCATAGACCCCGTAATCAATGGCCAATTGTCCTTTGAGGTCACGGACATGGGAA
The sequence above is a segment of the Nitrospira sp. MA-1 genome. Coding sequences within it:
- a CDS encoding tetratricopeptide repeat protein codes for the protein MSTFAIFVIPFVVILGIVLVSLTLPFWRRDPSPVSFGLDDDRAQELLDLQIERETVARSLQDLEMELSQGRMDPSDYERLKATDERRLLSLLDRLDTFKDVVHDETSEQQSTASKRINWVPTIASGLVVLLASIGIYGALQFKAAQKLMAIEAEMGGGPNPMEMVAKLEKRLKENPDDLQGQIMAGRSYQALNRIPEAKKAWEKALELDPKQHEAHYNLGVIQIETRQIDDPEIFKQALTHFDIVLADLPNQPAVNWYRGLALWYLNRRQETDAAWTLAAQNMEPGSKDMEFVKDALIKLRAGEVPF
- a CDS encoding cytochrome c-type biogenesis protein CcmH, yielding MPIRLTWCLVALLTIPLPLFAAVQDETDVDIQVREIAKTLRCTVCQTENIWESGAPLAQQMRGVIRDRIALGHSTEEIRAYFLSRYGDYILMEPPKHGVNWLIWVAPFLLLLVGGFFLYKEVTHWVRDTPTPPSQPEPPLDDQARKRIERELES